In Prochlorococcus marinus XMU1406, the genomic stretch GTTGAGAGCGATGAAGATAGAAAAAAGATTGCGGAAGAAAATGGTTTAGAAGTTCTTTGTGCTGATGCAACTCTTGACGAGACTTTAAAACTAGCAGGATTAGAAAAATGCAAAAGTTTGGTTGTTACCTTACCTAATGATGCGGCTAATTTATATGTCGTTTTAAGCGCCAAAGGAATAAGAAGTTCTATAAGAGTAATTGCAAGAGCTGGAACTGAAGAAGCTGCAAGTAAGTTGAGATTAGCTGGTGCAAGTATAGTTGTAAGTCCTTATATCGCAGCTGGAAGAGCAATGGCATCCATGGCATTAAGACCTATTGCTATTGACTTTCTAGATCTTCTTGCTGGAAGTGAATGTGAAATTGAAGAATTTGAATTAAGTAATGATATTAGTCTTTTTGAAACTGCAGAGAAAAGATCACTTTCTGAACTTGGAATAGGTAAAAAAAGCGGTGCAAAAATTTTAGCTATTAAAGAAAATGAAAAGTTGTTCACTAATCCTGGTGGTAACTTTATACTTCAGCCAGGTCAGGTATTAATAGCATTTGGTAGTAAAGAACAACTAAATATTTTGAACGGATTATTAGGAAATCTTGTCGTAGCGGTAGAGCTATTAAAATAGATATATCAAAATAATTTGATATATAAATCTTTCAATTTTTTAATTTATTAAAGGCTGTAAATTATCTTTATAAATATCAAACCTAGTTCTCATTACATAGTGGGCATTTTCAAAAAAACACTCATTTTATCTTCTGTAATTTCATTAATACTTTCTCCATCTGCGATGGCTTCAAAAAGATTGAGTGGAGCTGGTGCAACATTTCCTTCAAAAATTTATACAAGATGGTTTTTTGACTTAGCTAAAGCTGGAGGCCCTAGAGTTAATTATCAAGCAGTAGGTTCTGGATCTGGAAGAAAAGCCTTTATAGACGAAACTGTAAATTTTGGTGCATCAGATGAGCCTATGAAAGATTCTGATATAGAGAAAGTTACAAGAGGACTTGTTCAAATACCGATGGTAGGCGGAACAATTGCGTTTGGATATAACTATGATTGCGACTTGAAACTAACTCAAGAGCAGGCTGTTCAAGTAGCAATGGGAATGATAAAAGATTGGAAGGAATTAGGATGTAAATCAGGAAAATTAACTTGGACGCATCGTTCCGATGGTTCAGGCACGACTAAAGCTTTTACTAATTCTATGGAAGCTTTCTCTAAAAGTTGGAATTTAGGTACTGGTAAATCTGTTAAATGGCCTTCGGGAGTTGGAGCAAAAGGTAATTCTGGTGTTGCGGGTGTTATACAAAATACTCCCGGAGCAATTGGTTATGTCAATCAATCATATATAAAAGGGAAGGTAAGAGCTGCAGCTTTACAAAATCTTTCTGACGAATTCGTTACTCCGAATACTGAAGCAGGAGCAATAGCTTTAAATGGAATAAATCTTGATAAGAACTTGGCTGGTAAAAATGCAAACCCTACTGCTAAAGGAGCTTATCCAATAGCAACCCTAACTTGGATACTCGCTTATGAAAAAGGTAATGGTAGGAATACCAATGCAATTCAAGATACATTCTATAAATTGCTCAGCGATGAATACCAATCAAAAGCTCCTGCCTTAGGTTTCGTTCCCTTGAAAGGAGAAATTTTAAAAAAATCAAGAGCCGCCGTAAAAAAAATAGGTAGATAAATTTTTCAATCCATGTCAAATTATCATGACTTTCATATACCTTTAACCCCTCTTAAAGTCTTTTACAACATTTAGTAGTAGATTTATAGAGATATTCTTTTTTTAATGGAAGAGAAATTAACTCTTTTCAAGAATCGTAAAAGATTCGGTATCGAAAAAAATATAGATATTATCTTCAAGAATACTGCTCTAGTCTTGTCTAGTTTCGTAGCAATAATACTTTTAGGAATTATTTTAGTAGTCTTTTTTCAGTCATTTGAATCCTTTTCAAGGTATGGCTTGAAGTTTCTCGTAACCTCTGAATGGAATCCAGTAAAAGATGAATATGGAGCTTTTACTGCAATATATGGCACATTAGTAACTTCATTCCTGTCGCTATTAATAACTATCCCTTTGGGAGTTGGAACTGCAATATTTATTACCGAAGACTTTGTGCCTAAAGTTGTTAGAGAAATAATAGGTTCTTTTGTTGAATTATTAGCAGCTATTCCATCAGTTGTATTAGGACTTTGGGCAATATTTGTTATGGAACCTTTTTTTAGAGCATTTTTTGTCTTTTTACATAATTTCTTTGGTTGGATACCTTTATTCAGTACTGAACCTACAGGTAGGAATTCTTTGCTAGCAATATTAATTTTAGTCGTGATGCTTTTGCCAATTGTGACCTCCATTGCAAGAGATTCACTCAATCAGGTTCCTAAAAAGCTTAGAAATGCAGCATATGGAATTGGAGCAAGTAGATGGAAAACAATATTTTCAGTAATCTTGCCAGCAGGGTTATCAGGAATTATGGCAGGTGTTTTATTAGCTTTAGGCAGAGCGATGGGAGAAACTATGGCTGTGACAATGATTATTGGTAATTCCAATGCATTTAGTTGGTCTCTATTATCTCCTGGATATACCATTTCTTCCATGCTTGCAAACCAGTTTGGCGAGGCTGATGGAAGTCAGGTTTCATCACTCTTTTATGCAGCTTTTGTACTGATGATCCTATCTTTAGTTGTTAATATCTTTGCGCAATGGCTAGTTAAGAAATTTAGTCTCAAATATTAGATAATTATGAATTCTCTTTATTACCAGAAAAGATTATCAAGAAATATAGGAGATAAATTCTTTACTTCTTTATCAGTAATTTGTGCATTGATCGCAATACTACCTTTGATTTTTCTGGTCACTTATATTCTCATCAAAGGTGGATCCCAAATCACACCAGAACTATTTACTTTAGAACCAAATCCCCCTGGAGATGATTTAGATGCAGGTGGTATTAATCCTGCATTGATCGGAACATTAATAATAACTACCATTGCTTCAATTATCGCTATACCAGTAGGTGTTGGTGGTGGAATATATCTAGCTGAATACTCCAAAGGTGGAGCTTTTTCAAGATTTATCAGATTCGGGGTAAATGTTTTAGCTGGAGTCCCTTCAATTATTGCTGGAGTATTTATTTATGCCTTAATTGTTTCAACAAAGATCTTATTTGGAAGTAT encodes the following:
- a CDS encoding potassium channel family protein; the protein is MKLRLFEFYFIKDYLRPWFGLIYSLFFLFFLGAIGYRITEGWEWSDCLWMVLITITTIGFGEVQPLSPEGRIVTVLVIVGGLIFIQFTFQKAVRLFESGYFQRVNELRFKRLLRKMENHVILCGYGRVGQEISNQIKTQNIPIIVVESDEDRKKIAEENGLEVLCADATLDETLKLAGLEKCKSLVVTLPNDAANLYVVLSAKGIRSSIRVIARAGTEEAASKLRLAGASIVVSPYIAAGRAMASMALRPIAIDFLDLLAGSECEIEEFELSNDISLFETAEKRSLSELGIGKKSGAKILAIKENEKLFTNPGGNFILQPGQVLIAFGSKEQLNILNGLLGNLVVAVELLK
- the pstS gene encoding phosphate ABC transporter substrate-binding protein PstS, coding for MGIFKKTLILSSVISLILSPSAMASKRLSGAGATFPSKIYTRWFFDLAKAGGPRVNYQAVGSGSGRKAFIDETVNFGASDEPMKDSDIEKVTRGLVQIPMVGGTIAFGYNYDCDLKLTQEQAVQVAMGMIKDWKELGCKSGKLTWTHRSDGSGTTKAFTNSMEAFSKSWNLGTGKSVKWPSGVGAKGNSGVAGVIQNTPGAIGYVNQSYIKGKVRAAALQNLSDEFVTPNTEAGAIALNGINLDKNLAGKNANPTAKGAYPIATLTWILAYEKGNGRNTNAIQDTFYKLLSDEYQSKAPALGFVPLKGEILKKSRAAVKKIGR
- the pstC gene encoding phosphate ABC transporter permease subunit PstC, which gives rise to MEEKLTLFKNRKRFGIEKNIDIIFKNTALVLSSFVAIILLGIILVVFFQSFESFSRYGLKFLVTSEWNPVKDEYGAFTAIYGTLVTSFLSLLITIPLGVGTAIFITEDFVPKVVREIIGSFVELLAAIPSVVLGLWAIFVMEPFFRAFFVFLHNFFGWIPLFSTEPTGRNSLLAILILVVMLLPIVTSIARDSLNQVPKKLRNAAYGIGASRWKTIFSVILPAGLSGIMAGVLLALGRAMGETMAVTMIIGNSNAFSWSLLSPGYTISSMLANQFGEADGSQVSSLFYAAFVLMILSLVVNIFAQWLVKKFSLKY